One Mycolicibacterium parafortuitum DNA segment encodes these proteins:
- a CDS encoding DUF881 domain-containing protein, which translates to MSEQHGRHELPADAAPATPRRTRSQRVFGVLAVLLCLLLGIALATQLRQADSGDSLDNARPADLLILLDSLQQREAALNTEVADLQRTLNQLEASGSSDQAAIENARARLAALSILIGSVAATGPGVTLTVADPAQGVGPEPMLDVINELRAAGAEAMEIRGRRGGSDVSVRVGVDTWITGGPGALVVDDTTMGPVYSVLAIGDPPTLAAAMNIPGGAMDSIERVGGTMVVEQSDRVDVTALRQPKPRQYAQPVK; encoded by the coding sequence ATGAGCGAGCAGCACGGCCGCCACGAACTGCCCGCCGACGCGGCGCCGGCCACCCCGCGGCGCACCCGATCGCAGCGGGTGTTCGGGGTGCTTGCGGTGCTGCTGTGCCTGCTGCTGGGCATCGCGCTGGCAACCCAGTTGCGGCAGGCCGACTCCGGCGACTCGCTCGACAATGCCCGGCCCGCCGACCTGCTGATCCTGCTGGACTCGCTGCAACAGCGCGAGGCCGCGCTCAACACCGAGGTCGCCGATCTGCAGCGCACGCTGAACCAGCTGGAGGCCAGCGGTAGCAGCGACCAGGCCGCGATCGAGAACGCCAGGGCGCGGCTGGCGGCGCTGTCGATCCTGATCGGCAGCGTCGCCGCGACAGGACCCGGTGTGACGCTGACCGTCGCCGACCCCGCGCAGGGGGTGGGCCCGGAGCCGATGCTCGATGTGATCAACGAGCTGCGCGCCGCGGGCGCCGAGGCGATGGAGATCCGCGGCCGCCGCGGCGGAAGCGACGTGTCGGTGCGGGTCGGGGTGGACACCTGGATCACCGGCGGGCCCGGCGCGCTGGTGGTCGACGACACCACCATGGGGCCGGTCTATTCGGTTCTGGCCATTGGTGATCCGCCGACGCTGGCCGCGGCGATGAACATCCCCGGTGGCGCGATGGACAGCATCGAACGCGTCGGCGGCACGATGGTGGTAGAACAATCCGACCGGGTCGACGTCACCGCCTTGCGGCAACCGAAACCGCGCCAATACGCTCAGCCCGTCAAGTGA
- a CDS encoding small basic family protein: MIGIVALAIGIVIGVVFHPDVPEFVQPYLPIAVVAALDAVFGGLRAYLEDIFDSKVFVVSFVFNVLVAALIVYVGDQLGVGTQLSTAIIVVLGIRIFGNAAALRRRLFGA, from the coding sequence TTGATCGGAATCGTCGCGCTCGCCATCGGCATCGTGATCGGGGTGGTGTTCCATCCCGACGTACCCGAGTTCGTCCAGCCCTACCTGCCGATCGCGGTCGTCGCGGCGCTCGACGCGGTCTTCGGCGGGTTGCGGGCATATCTGGAGGACATCTTCGACTCCAAGGTGTTCGTGGTGTCGTTCGTGTTCAACGTCCTGGTCGCCGCGCTGATCGTGTACGTCGGCGACCAGCTCGGGGTGGGCACCCAGCTGTCGACGGCGATCATCGTGGTGCTCGGCATCCGCATCTTCGGCAACGCCGCCGCGCTGCGCCGCAGGTTGTTCGGAGCCTGA